From the Cucumis sativus cultivar 9930 chromosome 5, Cucumber_9930_V3, whole genome shotgun sequence genome, the window TGGAGCAGGTCGAGTTTCTTCATATTGAGTGGAATGACATACAGGTTAAAGTTGGAGGGGAAATTCTGAAAGAATGGAGATGTTGGATCTCAGAGCTGGGAAATGGACATTGTGTAAGTTGCActacttttgttattttctttcaacaagAAATACTCTTCAAATTTCATCGCTGTGGTTGgaaaaccaaacaaacaaacaagtgAGAACCAAACTCTATCACTTCTCGAGTTCTGTATTTTCTTAATGTCAGCCTCTGAATCTTAATCTTCCCCACAGCCTGAGCTAGAAATTTTCATACATATAATCTTTCCATTCTAAAAATTTGGAGGgaacaaaaaattagagagaaaagttataaaaagatcaacttttcatatattattttatacctAAGATGAACCGAGAGGGGGCGTTCATAAGATCTGGACTAACCATGTTAAAAGTAACTGTATCCTAAACATTCATTGTAAATCTGTTGAAATTAGCTAAAAGCTATAGAACTTTGATTGTTGTTTGCTCACTGTTGAGTTTTAATGGAGTTACTGAATGCTGGTGATTCTCTACTCCTGTTTATGTTTTCTAATGATATCAGGTGGCAGTTGCCAAGGGGCACCCGAGATTCGCTACCGAGAGCTACCGGGTGACTCTAAGGAGGTCGGAGTTTGACGGTAATGAGTATCATGCtggtcttcttcttcctaaTGTCAGCTTTGTGGCAAAAACTGTAGAACAACTCATCTTCATGTCCATTGAGTGAGGCTTTGATCCCTGAAGACAGATTGCAAAAGACATATTAATGGATATACTctcaaatgtttaaataaatttagtttgtgTAGTTtcaatgaattttgaaaataatccatgtcttagttaaattttttagatgAAAATCCATCTAAATTGATTGTTAagctttctaaaaaaacaaattagtcACTATGACTATGATTATTTTATGTAGGACAACCATTTTGTCAAGAATGTTATTTTAgatgacaaatttttttaaaaaaaatgtttataaatatagcaaaatagaTTGTGTCTATCATGATACATAAAAAATACGGTAATCTTATCTTGATCTATTCACAATCTATTATAAATAGAATGTTATATCTTGTgatgcttcatttttttatattttgaattcgATATAAGTTAACTTTagatgataattttttattattagacCATAGGAGgaagttcaaatattttaacctaaacctcttaaaaagaaatagaaaatggagTTGGGAATTGGAATTGAGGTGGGGCGAATCTGGGGTGAGATCAGTTCAAACAGTAAAATACAAAAGCTCAACTGGTccaattattacaatatttataaatcatttatGTCATTTCCAtctgagaaaagaaaattaaatccaACATAAATTTAGCCAAATCTCCACCTTTAAgtttattacaatatttaaaaagggagaaaaacaaaatatttgtattttcttagttaaaatatcatttagtttgtttaattttagtttatatatatatactataaagAAAACcctttttgttaattataagCATGATGAATttcagaaaaatatatttacctattatatttcattggctgaaaaactattattattatttaacaagtTTTGATAAAGACTAATTTGGAaggactaaatttaaaatagaagaactaaaatttgaaaattaaaaagtttgacTAACATTGAACAAAATCGAGGAAAAAGTAgcatttgaatatttttttattttatttttccttttgatttCTAATCTTGGTTGCTTTCCTAAATTCCAAACCATaatgaaagtaattgaaagaAGATAAGACTTTTAAGCTCAATCAAAAACTCCACCGGATAAAGCATTAGAAAAGGGAAGCAAAAGCAAACAAACCAAACCACCAATTATTTTGGCTTAGCTAATCCATTCTCTTCTTTCCCAAGCAAAGTTTTCTAAAAGAAGAAGCCACCACATAGCAATTAAAATTTACCAAAACCCACCACTTTTTAGccaattttgttacattttttcatttctatatcTTAGTTCATATACCAAAGTCATCTCAAATATCCCAAGCTAAACTCATATACGTCTTGCTTTCAGAAatgttggttttgtttttcatcatCCTCTTCCATCGTTCTCTGACCTTGGCATCAGATCCCGATCCGGTATTCGACTTCTGCTTGCCGAACGAAACGTCTGCAGGCAGTTCTCATTCGTTGTGCAAGAACTCTTCTCTAGCTAGAGTAGAAGACTTCATTTTTTCTGGCATAAAGTTTCCTGGAAAGTTCAATGGTTCTGGCTTTTCGTCCATAGCTGTTAATTCAAAAGTATTTCCCGGTCTAAACACGCTCGGAATGTCTCTAGTTCGGGCGGATTTCGACGTTGGAGGTGTTAATGTTCCACATTTCCATCCTAGAGCAACCGAAGTTGCTGTTGTTCTTGAAGGTAAGGTATATTCTGGATTTGTTGATACTAATAACCAAATTTTTGCTAAGGTGATTGAGAAAGGTGAAGTTATGGTGTTCCCGAGAGGCTTAGTTCACTTCCAAATGAATGTTGGGGAAATTCCAGCAACAATTATAGGGAGTTTTGACAGCCAAAATCCAGGACTAATGAAAATTCCAAGTGCTGTTTTTGGATCCGGGATTAAAGAAGAGCTCTTGGAGAAGGCTTTCGGGTTGAGCCCCGAGGAGCTCGTGAAGCTGAAAAAGAGGCATGCTCCCCATTGATAAAGCTAGAGCTCTAAGATTGTTTTATTACATCTTAAAAgttacacacacacatattaatCGTCGTCAACGGGGCATCTCAATAATGCACTGTTGAGTTGAAGAAGCTTGGAGATGTCTTATTCGTGTCAACGACATTATTTATATCCAAAAGCTTGGAATTCCATTCATGACAATGATATCACTTATATTTATCTTGTTCTACAAGCTTTTGTGCATATCAATAGCATATGAACATGACTCTACAACTCtttcttagaaaaataaattacaattttttagtATCCaatgtttcatatttttcaatcaTATTTGGATTAGATTTACTTATTTAGAAAGAGGTCATGATATTTGGATTTCCTTATTTAGAAAGAGGTCATGAGTTCAATCCATGGTGACAACttacttaaattaattttctacaaGTTTTTTTGACAAACAAATGTTGTAGGATCCGACCGGTTGTCTCATTAGATTAGTCAAGgtacatatataaaagttgaTCCGGATACTCAcggatataaaaaaacaagctTCTTTGGAACATCTAACAGTGAATTTCAGTTAATATCAAACTTCTCTATCACTCTCTTTCAAGATACATTATCCAGAGTTGGATTTGGAAGTTCATAGTTAGATGATAACATATATCGCCCGTCTCCGGGTACAGTTTTGCAATACAACACTGAACACACTAAGCAGTAACTAACAATTATAGAAACACGAGAAGTGAGATCAAGAGATAAACAAACCTATGGTGGCAGAAGAGTGACTCTAATCACTTCACAATGGAACTCTTCCAGCAATATTTCAACTCAGAGCAAGGCACTTAACATCTCATTCCAAATGTCAGGCACACCAGGGAGGCACCAATGGCTACAATCAGAGGATAAACTTTCCTGGTGTTGCTTCCCTTCTTGACTCAAATTGTTACGGTACACGGACGGGTGGCCATCTCTTCGAAGTGCAGACATTGATGTGATGTCTTGAAGGTATACTGGGAATCTCATCTTTTTCAATACTGCCTGAAGCACGTGCAACTGCCCCGGAACGTGCTGATGGCTGAAGTAGGCTAAAGGCTGCCTTTGGTTATAGCATTTCCAACCATTGTTTCTGGAAAAACAACAGAAACAGATGAATAtgaatttcaaagtttttcaCAAACTTAcaatagatatattttttttttacctgtTATGCCTAGGAGACATGCTTCGAAAAATTACTCGGGTTTTTTCGGGATTCAAGTTCAAATCTACCCATTTGGCCCATGTGGTGAGTCCCTTCTCATATGCAATCATTGGATTCATGTACTTGTACATAGTCTGGCCCTCCATGTAGTAATCCcatctaaaacaaaatagatcaCAAATCACAACACCTGCTAAcactttccttcttcttcaagatATAAGCAACTTTCTTGAGAAATTAGATAAACAAAACAGTTTTCTTAAACACCTATAAACTTAAAGTTCATTTGAAGCCTCGGTAATCAAACAATGTtcgtgttttctttttcatcgcAAAATCAAAGTGTTTGTTGATTATATGACATAAACTTCCAATCAGCAAATGCAAAAATAGATTTGAGTAATAATCAGATAATGTTAACTAAAAATGCTAAAATGATCTAGAAATGAAGTCTTTGTATTCACTCTCTTACGAGCTCCATTGTTGAGAATGAGTCCACCAGTGAGCTGAATCAAACACAAGAATATCAACTCCTGTCCAATATTTGGCATTCTCTTCGATCCTATCCAAATGCAAAACTCTCTTGTTTTCAGGTCCTTTGTTCAGCTCAACAAGAAGTGGAGCCCATGAAAACTCAATTGAAGTCTCAAAATCCTGTTCAAGAGAATCAAAATACTTGAATTTATAATACCCAAAAGAGAGATTTCAGAATTTCAAATTCACTCATATCACTCACCATAGCATGGAAAGCCATGGAAGGACCATTATATGTTACCCTTTTTCTACCCGTTGGTACAACTCCTTGCACTAAGCAAACGAGAGATTCCCATTGGTTTCTCATTATAGAATCTCCCACTAACATTATCCTTTTACTTCGCATTTTCCCGAGAAAATTCAAAGCATCAAACCTGTAAATCAGAGTGCagatatagaaacaaaatcttagTAATCATATCATAAACCTCAAATTTCACGACTACACTACCTCACTTTGTACTCTTTCCCGTGGTTAAAAgcaaattttcaatcaaaatagtCATAATCACTTTAGAGAGTGCTTTGCAATGTCTTCTTTATCACCCAAGCACTTCGAAAACACTCTCTGTAAGTGtgtaaaagtaaaaccaaagTAATTCGTTCTTAAGTGCTTTCTACGAAATTTCCAACACAAGTTTGATTCACGTAAAGAACCTGCGAATGGAGCAACTGTGTGGCTTCCATTTCCACTTCTCGTAGTCAGAATCCGGCCGGCCATTCCTTTGACAAGCGACGGCCGAGCTAAGATACGGACATGAGGAATCATACAACGGATAAGATCGATCAAAACTCCACTTCCCGTCGGAAAAATCACACCTTCTATGTGAATCAGCGCCGCTCTGAACAATGTGAACTTCGTCGTCTTCCTCAGTCAGCCAAGACTGGTCGTCCTCTGAACCAAACAACGATGAGTTTCCATGGTAAAAacagaggaagatgaagaatatgaagagaagaaagtgaagaCTTGGTTTCGCCATTGAAGAGGTGAAGAAGGTGGTTTGTGCAGTGAAGGCAAAATTGCATTTTTGTTGATGATCGAAGCTTTCCTTTAATGCATGACTGGCGGAGGGTGTGGGGGCAATtttaagcttctttttttactttattgtCCCTTGATCATAGCAACTAATGCCcacttcctcttttttctttcatctttgtCCAAAAGGTTTCTTgacaaataactaaaataaggTTAAAATTGTAGCAAAccctatcaaaaaaaaaaaaaataggataatAGAATCAACGTCACACTATTTTCTAGATGtgtaaaagtaacaaatttaaaagtaatgatCATCTCATAGTCCTATGGTTACTATCTGATAGcctttagaaagaaagaagtagTGGGTTATTATGGTTACGTTATGATAGTCAatgttttagtatatattattttagtttgggtTACAGTAGTATGTGTTTGGTGTgtaaatcattttagtttggtaaaaaaattataatcaataaataataaatatggtaGGTTTTGAAATAGTGTATGATGtagttaactatgaacttttaCACTATATTTATTGTAGCAATAAGTACTTATTATAGTCTTATATAGTTTTTGCTCCAAACTGCAATTATCTTTAGAGTTCGTTCATAGTTGGGAGTTCCTACCTGTTGTATGTTGATGAGATTAAAATGTGATTTAAGGGTGCATTGCGATTTCtacaaaatagaaacaaatgatCATTGTTAAACTGTAAACTGTTGCAAAATTTGGTCATTTGTACTAAActctaaaaaactaaatacgTTAATGAGATCGAACCTTTTACTAACTCTCTTCGTTAGTTGTGAGCTCAACTGGGATTGAGAGTACAATTGTCCCGCATATCATTCATTCCATTAGCTAATCGCTTCTGTTGTGATCCTTGGTGGTTCAACCCATTTGTTCTTTCATATCAATCGTAGTACAACCCAATCGCTCTTAAGTTGACTTCTCATACTTATAGATTATGATTCTCAATTATTTGGCTAAGATAACTTCCATCGTTGAGCCTCCCTCTACTCATTCCAATCACATTTCTTAACTTTGGTTTCTCTCattatttgttgtcatttgCTCAACAAGTATTTATATAAATCATCCCAAATCAACTCCCACTTTTCAGATTTCCATggatataaaaagaaatggtggCTCATCATTCGtaccatttcttttgttgatggGCATGAATTACGGGTCATTATGAACTCACCAACAAGCAACCAACCATTTTGACTCCTTGTTAGTACTTAAAAGTTAACAACTTTAATCATCTTCTACTAGATAAAATAAGTTGTGTTTTCAAAGTTCATGTGTAAAGCAAAAGAGATTGTCTTATAGTGACTTTAACATAGATTACACTCCCAttgtgaaataatatataactatatttatatcaactatatattacatatataacaaaaccctaaaataaagttaagttgtccaaaataacaaactaGCGTCCTccttgaaaaattataaaaatttcaagttaGATTGTCTTGGATTTTAGGATGTATTAAGGCTATCTCCATGTATTAGAGAATATAAGAAATTctatttaacaatttaaaaaattataagatttttttgtagCCTTATCCTTGCAATTGAAGTAGGAGATTAAATCCGAAACTCTTGTCGAAATTGGGCAAGCATGCTAGCCTGAAAAGATTGGTTCCGTCGGAAAACAAGAGGGGTTGGTCAATATCGGTTTCAGaaagtttcaaattgaaaactttaaaaaattatttataagtcGATCAACCCAATTAATATCAACTGACACTTACTCATCAATGTcgattttgtaaaaaataccATCTCCGACCGACCGATTAACACCGAAGTCGGGAACTTACGCATACTAGATAAGTGTAgagtatatatatctttttcaaatttgattaaattaccAAATATTATATCCAATTCTCTCTCTACCCTTTTTTTATCTGCGTTCCCGCCCGCCGCTCGGTGAACTCATTTGCGCAGctctttcctctttctcttctttgtcTTCCTCTCGGCTTCACAATCTTCATCGTCAATCTTTGATCCAGCCTAAGAAGGCGCTGTACATTATAGGGTTTTAAGTAGAAGGTGAGTTTTCAGATTGCTTTTATATCTTCTGTCAAGCTATGATGCTTTTGGTACTTATCGACCACTTTCTCATGCAAGAATATTTGAGTTTGAGAATTATTTGCTGAAATTTTTATGGGTTTATGGAGTATTTTCTACTTTGTTTTGGCGGAGTTGAGTTTGCTTCTTAGGTGTAGAGAAGTTTGTTCagtgttgtttttgtttttgaggCTACAACTCAATGAAAAAACTCATTGAGTTCATGGAATTAGGGTTTTATCTTGTTTAATGGGGAACAGGCATGTTTGGTATTGATTTTGTGCATTGTACTGGTAGTCGAGATCGCATTGCCATCTTACAGTtgcttattcttttttttcttattttcttgatAGTTATTAGACAATTGAAACCTCATAATTCAACCAAAATGGCGGCCTTCAATCTCGTTGCGGATATGTATGACCCGGCCTTGAAGCCTCGCTTGCTACATAAACTTCTTAGGGAGCACGTTCCCGACGATAAGCGTGCATTTTCTGATTATTCAGAACTTTCAAATGTGGTTTCTATGATCACATCCCACGATCTTCTCTCTGAATCCTCGTCTTCCAAGGACCAAAAGCTGATTGATAGCTGGAAATCCGCTGTTGATTCCTGGGTCAACcgtttgtttcttcttctctccaaCGATATGGTATAAGCATGcattaaattctatttaaataatttttttaataatacatagCTTTTGCTTTATACTCCCGTGGATTTGACTATTTGTCGGCTGCCGGGCTTATGTGTAGCTTGTTCGAAGAACAGCTGGAACGAAGTTCAGTGGAACTTGTTAAGTTTCATAATCAATGAGTTCGCTGCTGGTTATTGAGAGAAAATTTATAGTTAGTGTTAATCTAGAAAGTTTGTCGCCTTAGAGCGCCCTTTGCGCTTTGAAAACACCGTTTAATTCTTAGAAACTGAACATTTGAACCTTGCTTGCATATTTGGCAATTCATTGGCATGCAGGAAGATAGGGAATAATATTGACTGTCTttattactttgttttttagatATTGCTCAACTTCCTTTTGTGGGTTACTAATTTTAGCATCCAATCTTTCTAAAGCCTGATAAATGTTGGGCGGGAATCATTTTACTTGGAGTGACTTGTCAACGATGCAGCTCTAGTCGTTTCTTGGCATCATATACAGAATGGCTTCACAAGCTTTTACCTCACATGCAGGTAACAGTTAGTTTTTTATGGGATTGAttctatattatttctttacatGTATTAAGTggcaaaaatgttaaattatagTGTACacatgaagaagaataagagTTAAATGATAAGTTATTCCATCAGAACTAAGATACCGGTTACTGTTTGGGACACATAACTGCAATAATTCAACTATGCTTTTGAGCATGTGATGTGGCTGGATCGTCTTTGACAGTCGACCTGTTTGACTACAGTAAATATGTTTGTTCTGAAATTTGGGTATGATTGGTTGTAAGATATTCATCAAAATGAGTTCTGGACATGATTTGTGACAATAAGTGATTATTGTTTCTTGGAAAGAATGCAAAATCACGCATTGGGGGTTTCCAAGctcttattcttttcattaatataGGATTGAACAAGTAAGATAAACTACGGATGAAATAGCAGGTCTAACCAGCTCTCCTCG encodes:
- the LOC101203210 gene encoding germin-like protein subfamily 3 member 2 produces the protein MLVLFFIILFHRSLTLASDPDPVFDFCLPNETSAGSSHSLCKNSSLARVEDFIFSGIKFPGKFNGSGFSSIAVNSKVFPGLNTLGMSLVRADFDVGGVNVPHFHPRATEVAVVLEGKVYSGFVDTNNQIFAKVIEKGEVMVFPRGLVHFQMNVGEIPATIIGSFDSQNPGLMKIPSAVFGSGIKEELLEKAFGLSPEELVKLKKRHAPH
- the LOC101204429 gene encoding protein trichome birefringence-like 36 — translated: MAKPSLHFLLFIFFIFLCFYHGNSSLFGSEDDQSWLTEEDDEVHIVQSGADSHRRCDFSDGKWSFDRSYPLYDSSCPYLSSAVACQRNGRPDSDYEKWKWKPHSCSIRRFDALNFLGKMRSKRIMLVGDSIMRNQWESLVCLVQGVVPTGRKRVTYNGPSMAFHAMDFETSIEFSWAPLLVELNKGPENKRVLHLDRIEENAKYWTGVDILVFDSAHWWTHSQQWSSWDYYMEGQTMYKYMNPMIAYEKGLTTWAKWVDLNLNPEKTRVIFRSMSPRHNRNNGWKCYNQRQPLAYFSHQHVPGQLHVLQAVLKKMRFPVYLQDITSMSALRRDGHPSVYRNNLSQEGKQHQESLSSDCSHWCLPGVPDIWNEMLSALL